The following proteins come from a genomic window of Falco cherrug isolate bFalChe1 chromosome Z, bFalChe1.pri, whole genome shotgun sequence:
- the MRPL17 gene encoding 39S ribosomal protein L17, mitochondrial, which yields MRLSVAAAISHGRVYRKFGLGPRSRLDLLRNLVTALVRHERIEAPWARADEMRGYAERLIEYAKLGDTNERAMRMADFWLTEKDLIHKLFKVLAPRFQPHPGSYTRLLHIPNRDGIDRAKMAVIELKGNPFPPLIRPRRDTEKTLLNQLLKGYREDMQQARAPQAPEGTPV from the exons ATGCGGCTGTCGGTGGCGGCTGCTATCTCTCACGGGCGCGTGTACCGGAAGTTTGGGCTAGGCCCGCGCTCGCGCCTCGACTTGCTGCGGAACCTGGTGACGGCGCTGGTGCGGCATGAGCGCATCGAGGCGCCCTGGGCGCGGGCCGACGAGATGCGGGGCTATGCCGAGCGG CTCATCGAGTACGCCAAGCTGGGGGACACCAACGAGCGTGCCATGCGCATGGCAGATTTCTGGCTGACG GAGAAGGACCTCATCCACAAGCTGTTCAAGGTGCTGGCACCCCGGTTCCAGCCCCACCCCGGAAGCTACACCCGCCTGCTGCACATCCCCAACCGAGATGGCATAGACCGTGCCAAGATGGCAGTCATCGAGCTCAAGGGGAACCCCTTCCCGCCACTCATCCGCCCACGTCGCGACACCGAGAAGACGCTGCTCAACCAGCTACTGAAGGGCTACCGGGAGGACATGCAGCAGGCCAGAGCCCCGCAGGCCCCTGAGGGCACCCCTGTCTAG